Proteins found in one Alphaproteobacteria bacterium genomic segment:
- a CDS encoding calcium/sodium antiporter — protein sequence MFALQILLGFVLLIGSAEILVRGAVALAHRIHVSPMIIGLTIVAYGTTMPELVVSLEAARNGAVGVAIGNVVGSNIANILLILGIAAVIAPIPCEGRTMRREGVVAIFAAFLLAALALDGKLAPWHGIGMIALLVGLTFWSVRRDRRQRRLAAEISKEELPKGPSSLPAAGGLLLGGLVGILIGAPLLVDGAVTMAQILGVSDAVIGLTVVAVGTSLPELATAVVAARRGDPEVALGNILGANTYNIMFILGLVAIIAPVTIPPSIAGLDIWLMLIVTLVFAGSALLTGRTSRGLGIGFLLAYGAYTTYQYTGAA from the coding sequence ATGTTCGCCCTGCAAATCCTTCTTGGTTTTGTCCTGCTGATCGGCAGCGCGGAAATCCTTGTGCGCGGCGCCGTGGCCCTGGCCCATCGTATCCACGTATCGCCGATGATCATCGGTCTGACCATCGTCGCCTATGGCACCACCATGCCGGAACTGGTGGTCAGCCTGGAGGCGGCGCGAAACGGCGCCGTCGGCGTCGCCATCGGCAATGTGGTGGGCAGCAACATCGCCAACATCCTGCTGATTCTGGGCATTGCCGCGGTTATCGCGCCGATCCCCTGCGAGGGCCGGACCATGCGCCGCGAAGGCGTTGTGGCCATCTTCGCGGCCTTCCTGCTGGCCGCGCTAGCGTTGGACGGAAAGCTGGCCCCCTGGCACGGGATCGGCATGATCGCTCTGCTGGTCGGCCTGACCTTTTGGTCGGTGCGGCGCGACCGCCGACAGCGGCGGCTGGCGGCGGAGATTTCCAAAGAGGAACTGCCCAAGGGACCGAGCTCGCTGCCGGCCGCCGGCGGCCTGTTGCTGGGCGGCTTGGTCGGCATCCTGATCGGCGCGCCGCTGCTGGTGGATGGCGCCGTCACCATGGCGCAGATCCTGGGCGTTTCGGACGCGGTCATCGGTCTGACGGTAGTCGCCGTCGGAACCTCCCTGCCCGAACTGGCGACGGCCGTGGTGGCGGCGCGACGGGGTGACCCGGAAGTAGCGCTGGGCAATATCCTGGGCGCCAATACCTACAACATCATGTTCATCCTGGGTCTGGTAGCGATCATCGCGCCGGTAACGATCCCACCCTCGATTGCCGGGCTGGACATCTGGCTGATGCTCATAGTGACTCTGGTATTTGCCGGCAGCGCCCTGCTGACCGGGCGTACTTCACGGGGCCTGGGCATCGGGTTCCTGCTGGCCTATGGCGCCTACACCACCTACCAGTACACCGGCGCGGCATAA
- a CDS encoding SDR family oxidoreductase, with protein MAADLNQPSPVALVTGAARRIGREIALGLAEAGWTVAVHYHSSAAEAEETVVQIKTAGGRARAYAADLAREDQVQTLARRVQDELGAYTCLVNNASRFDYDSVASTTRESWDAHMEPNLRAPFVLSQSLYAGLPDGADGHIVNLLDQRVWNLTPHFLSYTVSKAGLWALTQSLALAMAPRVRVNGIGPGPTLPSPHQSDEQFAAYAARQPLQRPASPEEIRRAVLFILSSPSLTGQMLALDGGQHLNWAPGKAAPLDQ; from the coding sequence GTGGCGGCAGACCTGAACCAACCATCCCCCGTCGCTCTGGTCACCGGCGCGGCCAGACGGATCGGCCGCGAGATTGCGTTGGGCCTGGCCGAGGCCGGATGGACAGTGGCCGTCCACTATCACAGCTCCGCCGCCGAGGCAGAAGAAACGGTTGTGCAGATCAAGACCGCCGGCGGCCGGGCGCGGGCCTATGCCGCCGACCTCGCCCGCGAGGATCAGGTGCAGACCCTGGCGCGTCGGGTGCAGGACGAGCTGGGGGCCTATACCTGCCTGGTCAACAATGCGTCGCGTTTCGACTATGACTCGGTCGCCAGCACCACCCGCGAAAGCTGGGACGCCCATATGGAGCCCAATCTGCGGGCGCCCTTCGTCCTCAGCCAGTCACTCTATGCCGGGCTGCCAGATGGCGCGGACGGCCATATCGTCAACCTGCTGGACCAGCGTGTCTGGAACCTGACGCCTCATTTCCTGTCCTACACCGTTTCCAAGGCGGGTCTTTGGGCCCTGACCCAATCGCTGGCGCTGGCCATGGCGCCACGAGTGCGGGTCAACGGCATCGGGCCGGGGCCGACCCTGCCCTCCCCCCACCAGAGCGACGAGCAGTTCGCCGCCTATGCCGCCCGTCAGCCGCTGCAACGCCCGGCGTCACCGGAGGAAATCCGCCGTGCGGTCCTGTTCATCCTGTCCAGCCCGTCGCTGACCGGCCAGATGCTGGCGCTGGATGGCGGCCAGCACCTGAACTGGGCGCCCGGCAAGGCCGCACCACTGGACCAGTGA
- the uvrC gene encoding excinuclease ABC subunit UvrC, whose product MPSKAQRPPSPPAIADDLPTGLAENAAPLLTPPDETAADDAATDDVGPQEDGPETTHDTGLTEAGGLAAGVEALLRRVRTLPDGPGVYRMLDAAGEVLYVGKARNLRRRVTSYTQPVRQPARLQRMIARTADLEVVTTHTEAEALLLESNLIKRLKPRFNVLLRDDKSFPYILIAGGHRFARLAKYRGARSASGDYFGPFASAGAVNRTLNALERAFLLRTCSDAMFANRTRPCLKYQLKRCSAPCVGHVDEAAYGRLVDQARAFLGGRSATVQGELARDMETASQQMDFETAALCRDRIRALSQVQARQDINLDLLGEADVVAAAAEGGQICIQIFFFRGGSNYGNRAYFPRHDRSMATADVMAAFIAQFYDNKTPPAEILVSEPLPEGALLAEALSVRAGRRVRLTAPQRGARRKAVDHALDNAREAAGRRMSDSASQTALLGQLAERFSLAGPPQRIEVYDNSHVSGTNPVGGMVVAGPDGPIKAAYRRFNIRQAAASDDFAMMREVLTRRFSRALKEDPERTSGQWPDLVLIDGGAGHLSAALSVLSDLGITGIALMAIAKGPDRDAGREVFHLPGQSPRRLPPNDPVLYYLQRLRDEAHRFAIGGHRARRSRALSRSPLDDVPGIGPARKRALLHRFGSAQAVSRAGIADLQTVPGISRAAAEKLYGYFRAEG is encoded by the coding sequence ATGCCGAGCAAAGCCCAACGCCCGCCATCACCACCCGCCATCGCCGACGATCTGCCGACCGGGCTGGCCGAAAACGCCGCCCCGCTGCTGACGCCGCCGGATGAAACCGCAGCCGATGATGCGGCGACCGACGACGTCGGGCCACAGGAAGACGGGCCGGAAACCACGCATGATACCGGCCTGACCGAGGCCGGCGGTCTGGCCGCCGGGGTCGAGGCGTTGCTGCGCCGGGTCCGCACCCTGCCCGACGGGCCGGGGGTCTATCGTATGCTCGATGCCGCCGGCGAGGTTCTCTATGTCGGCAAGGCGCGCAACCTGCGGCGACGGGTGACCAGCTACACCCAGCCCGTCCGCCAGCCGGCCCGGTTGCAACGGATGATCGCCCGGACGGCGGACCTTGAAGTGGTGACCACCCACACCGAAGCAGAGGCGCTGTTGCTGGAAAGCAACCTGATCAAGCGCCTGAAACCGCGCTTCAACGTCCTGCTGCGGGATGACAAGTCTTTTCCCTACATCTTGATCGCCGGTGGTCACCGCTTCGCGCGCCTTGCCAAGTACCGCGGCGCGCGCAGCGCCAGCGGGGACTATTTCGGACCCTTTGCGTCCGCCGGTGCGGTCAACCGCACCCTCAATGCGTTGGAACGCGCCTTTCTGCTGCGCACATGCTCCGATGCCATGTTCGCCAACCGCACCCGCCCCTGCCTGAAATACCAACTCAAGCGCTGCAGCGCGCCGTGCGTCGGTCATGTGGACGAGGCCGCCTATGGCCGTCTGGTGGATCAGGCCCGTGCCTTCCTTGGCGGCCGCAGCGCCACCGTGCAGGGCGAACTGGCGCGTGACATGGAGACCGCCAGTCAGCAGATGGACTTCGAGACAGCGGCGCTGTGCCGTGACCGCATCCGGGCGTTGAGCCAGGTGCAGGCCCGCCAGGACATCAATCTCGACCTGCTGGGTGAGGCGGACGTCGTTGCAGCGGCGGCCGAAGGCGGCCAGATCTGTATTCAGATATTCTTCTTCCGCGGCGGCAGCAATTACGGCAACAGGGCCTATTTCCCGCGACATGACCGGAGCATGGCGACGGCCGATGTCATGGCCGCCTTCATCGCCCAGTTCTATGACAACAAAACGCCGCCGGCCGAGATTCTGGTCAGCGAGCCCTTGCCAGAGGGCGCCCTGCTGGCGGAGGCGCTGTCGGTGCGCGCCGGCCGCCGGGTCCGTCTGACGGCGCCACAACGCGGCGCCCGCCGCAAGGCCGTCGACCACGCCCTGGACAATGCCCGCGAAGCGGCCGGCCGCAGGATGTCCGATTCCGCCAGCCAGACGGCGCTGCTGGGCCAGCTGGCCGAACGCTTCTCCCTGGCCGGTCCGCCACAGCGGATCGAGGTCTATGACAACAGCCACGTCTCCGGCACTAATCCGGTGGGCGGCATGGTGGTTGCCGGACCCGACGGACCGATCAAGGCGGCCTATCGCCGTTTCAACATCCGCCAGGCGGCGGCGAGCGACGATTTCGCCATGATGCGCGAGGTTCTGACCCGCCGTTTCAGCCGCGCCCTTAAGGAGGACCCGGAGCGCACGTCCGGTCAGTGGCCGGACCTGGTGCTGATTGACGGTGGGGCGGGGCATCTGTCCGCGGCGCTGTCCGTATTGAGCGATCTGGGCATTACCGGCATCGCGCTGATGGCCATTGCCAAGGGGCCGGACCGTGATGCCGGCCGCGAAGTCTTTCATCTGCCGGGGCAGTCGCCGCGACGGCTGCCGCCAAACGATCCGGTCTTGTATTACCTGCAACGTCTGCGCGATGAAGCCCATCGCTTCGCCATCGGCGGCCACCGGGCACGCCGCAGCCGGGCCTTGTCACGCTCTCCGCTGGACGATGTGCCGGGCATCGGCCCCGCTCGCAAACGGGCGCTTCTGCATCGCTTCGGCTCTGCCCAGGCGGTCAGCCGCGCCGGCATTGCGGATCTGCAGACAGTACCCGGAATCAGCCGGGCCGCCGCGGAGAAACTCTATGGCTATTTTCGCGCCGAAGGTTAG
- the pgsA gene encoding CDP-diacylglycerol--glycerol-3-phosphate 3-phosphatidyltransferase, translating to MPLNLPNILTWSRLFAVPVVMVALFLPGSSASWTALTVFILAALTDYLDGHLARSRGQLSPFGTFLDPVADKILVASVILALVALDRIDGWTLIAAFVITLREIVISGLREFLAGARRALPVSRLAKWKTAVQMVALGLLILGGHGDPLPNTQWLGEASLWLAAILSVITGLDYFRAHLGDVLNGPAAHPTKQDTAAE from the coding sequence ATGCCTCTGAACCTTCCCAACATTCTGACCTGGTCACGGCTGTTCGCCGTGCCAGTGGTAATGGTCGCCCTGTTCCTGCCGGGATCAAGCGCATCATGGACCGCGCTGACAGTTTTTATTCTGGCCGCACTGACGGATTATCTCGATGGTCATCTGGCACGCAGCCGAGGCCAGCTTTCCCCCTTTGGCACTTTCCTCGATCCGGTTGCCGACAAGATTCTGGTGGCCAGCGTCATCCTCGCTTTGGTGGCGCTTGATCGCATCGACGGCTGGACGCTTATCGCCGCGTTCGTCATCACCCTGCGTGAGATTGTCATCTCCGGCCTGCGGGAGTTCCTGGCCGGGGCCCGGCGAGCGCTGCCGGTGAGCCGCCTGGCCAAGTGGAAAACCGCCGTGCAGATGGTGGCTCTGGGCCTGTTGATTCTGGGCGGTCACGGCGACCCCCTGCCCAATACCCAGTGGCTGGGGGAGGCCAGCCTGTGGCTGGCGGCGATCCTCTCGGTGATAACCGGTCTCGACTATTTCCGGGCGCATCTTGGCGATGTGCTGAACGGGCCGGCGGCACATCCGACCAAACAGGACACGGCGGCGGAATGA
- the mobB gene encoding molybdopterin-guanine dinucleotide biosynthesis protein B, with protein sequence MKVFGIAGWSGSGKTTLLVRLIPELTRRGLTVSTCKHAHHNFDVDTPGKDSYEHRVAGARQVMIVSGKRWALMHELRDEPEPDFDQALKQMAEVDLVLVEGFKKHPHDKLEVHRKDNGSACLWPDDPHVVAVASDVPLPDLDRPRLDVNNIAAIADFIVAHCHLKPD encoded by the coding sequence ATGAAGGTTTTTGGCATCGCCGGCTGGAGCGGCAGCGGCAAGACCACCCTTCTGGTGCGGCTGATTCCAGAGCTGACCCGCCGTGGCCTGACGGTGTCCACCTGCAAACATGCCCATCACAACTTTGACGTGGATACGCCAGGCAAGGACTCCTATGAACACCGTGTCGCCGGCGCGCGGCAGGTGATGATCGTATCTGGCAAACGCTGGGCCCTGATGCATGAACTGCGTGACGAGCCCGAGCCCGACTTCGATCAGGCCCTGAAACAGATGGCGGAGGTGGACCTGGTGCTGGTGGAGGGGTTCAAGAAGCATCCCCACGACAAGCTGGAAGTGCACCGCAAGGACAATGGAAGTGCGTGTCTGTGGCCGGACGACCCGCATGTTGTCGCCGTCGCCAGCGACGTGCCCTTGCCGGACCTGGACCGGCCGCGGCTGGACGTGAACAACATTGCGGCCATCGCCGATTTCATCGTGGCCCACTGCCATCTGAAGCCGGACTAA
- a CDS encoding molybdopterin molybdotransferase MoeA has protein sequence MAQLSDDCFDPGTALLSLDQALTILHQRLKPVVPDEPCALSRAAGRILANDVMATRSVPPTDNSAVDGYAVRHADLRTDTASTLTVVGRATAGHPWPGHLQAGQAVRIFTGAVMPAGADTILMQEDCVQTNDTVTVSPGIRVGANRRQAGEDVMAGQVLITAGRRLRPADIGLLAAQGLAEVAVRRRLRVAVLSTGDEVHEPGAVAPHDAIYDANRYMLVALLDGLAMDTLDLGILPDTTAAISEALARAAHGPDAADVVITSGGMSVGEEDHMRAAVAAVGRLDFWRLAIKPGRPVAMGAVDRHKANPAAAAGGEPLVFIGLPGNPVAVGVTFMRLARPALLRLAGATDTIPNPQGVSAGFAMAKKAGRREWVRVRLVKGPGDQMAAERFASDGAGILSSLAAADGLVELPEDTTQVTPGDLVTFYSYGELT, from the coding sequence ATGGCGCAACTGAGCGACGATTGCTTTGATCCCGGCACGGCACTGCTGTCCCTGGACCAGGCGCTGACCATTCTGCACCAACGGCTCAAGCCAGTGGTACCCGACGAACCTTGCGCCCTGTCCCGAGCGGCCGGCCGCATTCTGGCCAATGATGTAATGGCCACACGCAGTGTGCCGCCAACCGACAATTCGGCGGTTGACGGCTATGCCGTGCGCCATGCGGATCTGCGCACCGATACCGCCAGCACACTGACCGTGGTCGGCCGCGCCACTGCCGGCCACCCCTGGCCCGGTCATCTCCAGGCAGGGCAGGCGGTGCGTATCTTCACCGGCGCCGTGATGCCGGCCGGCGCCGACACCATCCTGATGCAGGAAGATTGTGTGCAAACCAACGACACGGTCACCGTCAGCCCGGGCATTCGCGTCGGCGCCAACCGGCGACAGGCCGGCGAGGACGTTATGGCCGGGCAGGTGCTGATCACCGCCGGACGACGTTTGCGGCCCGCCGATATCGGCCTGTTGGCGGCCCAGGGGCTGGCCGAGGTTGCGGTCCGCCGCCGCCTGCGCGTCGCGGTCCTGTCCACCGGTGATGAAGTCCATGAGCCCGGCGCTGTTGCGCCGCATGACGCCATCTATGATGCCAACCGATACATGCTTGTGGCCCTGCTGGACGGGCTTGCCATGGACACTCTCGACCTTGGAATCCTGCCCGACACCACCGCAGCGATCAGCGAGGCCCTGGCCCGGGCGGCGCACGGCCCGGACGCCGCCGATGTGGTGATCACCTCCGGCGGTATGAGCGTCGGCGAGGAAGACCATATGCGCGCCGCCGTGGCGGCGGTGGGGCGTCTGGATTTCTGGCGCCTGGCCATAAAGCCCGGGCGGCCCGTGGCGATGGGCGCGGTTGATCGGCACAAGGCCAATCCGGCAGCGGCGGCCGGCGGCGAACCCCTTGTATTCATTGGCCTTCCGGGAAATCCGGTGGCGGTCGGCGTGACCTTCATGCGGCTGGCGCGGCCGGCCTTGCTGCGGCTGGCCGGGGCAACCGACACCATCCCCAACCCGCAAGGCGTCAGTGCCGGATTTGCCATGGCCAAGAAAGCGGGACGGCGGGAGTGGGTTCGCGTCCGTCTGGTGAAAGGTCCCGGCGACCAGATGGCGGCCGAGCGATTCGCCAGCGACGGCGCTGGTATTCTATCGTCCCTGGCGGCAGCCGACGGTCTGGTTGAATTGCCGGAGGACACCACCCAAGTAACGCCGGGCGACCTGGTCACCTTTTATTCTTATGGCGAGCTCACATGA
- the moaD gene encoding molybdopterin converting factor subunit 1, which yields MITVLYFAWLRDRIGQAEESIELPDGVVTVEALIDSLCQRSPGHAAAFAQRDAIRAAVNQVFAAPEDKLSAGDEVAFFPPMTGG from the coding sequence ATGATTACAGTTTTGTATTTTGCCTGGCTGCGCGACCGCATTGGCCAGGCTGAGGAATCCATCGAGCTGCCGGACGGTGTTGTGACCGTAGAGGCGCTGATTGACAGCCTTTGTCAACGCAGCCCCGGCCATGCTGCCGCCTTTGCCCAGCGGGACGCCATTCGCGCCGCCGTCAACCAGGTCTTTGCCGCACCCGAGGACAAACTGTCAGCCGGCGACGAGGTCGCGTTCTTTCCGCCCATGACCGGCGGCTGA
- a CDS encoding molybdenum cofactor biosynthesis protein MoaE has translation MIRVQSEDFDVGAEIDRVGATSGRTGGIVSFVGVVRAADKGDPQAIRALTLQHYPGMTERLLNAIEAEARRRWPLDEVLIIHRVGRLTPGERIVIVVTASAHRQAAFESCSFLMDWLKTRAPFWKAEETASGTRWVEARQDDEDAAARWQKEATTGAV, from the coding sequence ATGATCCGCGTGCAGAGCGAGGACTTCGACGTCGGTGCGGAAATTGACCGCGTCGGCGCCACATCAGGCCGCACCGGCGGTATCGTCAGTTTCGTCGGTGTGGTCCGCGCGGCGGATAAGGGCGACCCCCAGGCCATTCGCGCCCTGACCCTACAACACTATCCGGGCATGACCGAACGGCTGCTGAACGCCATCGAAGCGGAAGCGCGGCGGCGCTGGCCATTGGATGAGGTTCTGATCATCCACCGGGTTGGCCGTCTCACGCCCGGTGAACGGATCGTGATCGTCGTCACCGCATCGGCCCATCGACAAGCGGCATTTGAGTCGTGCAGCTTTTTGATGGACTGGCTCAAAACCCGGGCGCCGTTCTGGAAAGCGGAAGAGACCGCCTCCGGTACACGCTGGGTCGAAGCCCGCCAGGATGATGAAGACGCCGCCGCCCGCTGGCAGAAGGAAGCAACGACCGGGGCCGTCTGA
- a CDS encoding branched-chain amino acid aminotransferase — MAIIPFDDRDGVIWFDGELRPWREARVHVLSHGLHYASCVFEGERSYGGRIFKCDEHTDRLFHSASVLGFDIPYDKSVITAAKYQVLQEMGIADGYVRPVAWRGSEMMAVSAQQTRIHVAIAAWEWPSYFSPEARLKGIRVQTAKWRRPAPDTAPTNSKAAGLYMICTLSKHEAERNGFQDALMLDWRGRIAELTGANIFFVKDGVIHTPEPDCFLDGITRRTAIELARAQGMTIVERAIMPDELADFDEVFVTGTAVEVTPIAGIDDRAYAVGPVTRALVAAYDALVVAHRGGAANAAE; from the coding sequence ATGGCGATTATTCCTTTTGACGACCGCGATGGGGTCATCTGGTTCGATGGCGAGCTGCGCCCCTGGCGTGAGGCCAGGGTCCATGTGCTCAGCCACGGTCTGCACTATGCCAGTTGTGTCTTTGAGGGTGAGCGCTCCTACGGTGGACGCATCTTCAAATGCGACGAGCACACTGACCGCCTGTTTCATTCGGCCAGTGTGCTGGGCTTCGATATTCCGTACGACAAATCGGTGATCACTGCGGCCAAGTATCAGGTGTTGCAGGAGATGGGGATCGCCGACGGTTATGTCCGGCCGGTCGCCTGGCGTGGCAGCGAGATGATGGCGGTTTCGGCCCAGCAGACGCGCATTCACGTAGCCATCGCCGCCTGGGAATGGCCATCATACTTCAGCCCCGAAGCGCGCCTGAAGGGCATCCGCGTACAGACCGCGAAGTGGCGGCGGCCGGCCCCCGACACGGCGCCGACCAACAGTAAGGCGGCCGGCCTCTATATGATCTGCACCCTGTCCAAACACGAGGCAGAGCGCAACGGTTTCCAGGATGCGCTGATGCTGGACTGGCGCGGACGCATTGCCGAACTGACCGGCGCCAACATCTTTTTTGTCAAGGATGGTGTGATCCACACGCCCGAACCGGATTGCTTTCTTGACGGCATCACCCGTCGCACCGCCATCGAACTGGCGCGGGCGCAGGGCATGACCATTGTCGAGCGCGCCATCATGCCGGATGAGCTGGCGGATTTTGACGAGGTATTCGTCACCGGTACGGCGGTGGAAGTGACGCCCATCGCGGGAATCGATGATCGTGCCTATGCGGTCGGTCCCGTCACCCGTGCCCTGGTGGCGGCCTATGACGCCCTGGTTGTGGCCCATCGCGGCGGGGCTGCCAACGCCGCCGAATAA